A segment of the Streptomyces diastaticus subsp. diastaticus genome:
GGCGTTCCTGTCCATGCGGGTCGCTCTCCTCTGCCGTAGGTCTCGGTCGCCTCCCGTCAGCATCGCCGAGCCGGGCGGTGCCCGCACCGTGAGAACCGCGGGAGGTCCGTGGGGCGAGGCCTGTCCCGGGGGGCCGGTGCGTGCTCTCGGCGCACCGGCCGAAAGTCCTCGTGGCGGAGTCACCCGGGCCCTCGGCCGGTGCGGTGAGGCCGCGTGCGGGGCGCCGTGGGCGCCGTGCGGGAGGTGACGCCCCCCGGCACCGTGCTACCACCCCGGGGCCGGTGCACGGTGGCGGTGACGCCCGCCCATCGCGGCTGCGGCGCCAGGGCCCGGCAGCCGTACGGACGCGGCTACCGGATCGTCCTCGGCTCCGACACCACCGCCACCGGGGACGAGCCCCGCCAGGAGCGCGAACTCCTCGTGCCGCGCGAGAAGTCCGCTGAAGCCGGAGCACCGAGGAGAGCACGGAACCGCCGCCACCCGGCCGGTGGGCGCCCCCGCCGTCAGGCGAGCGCCGGTACGTCCAGGGTCAGCGTGCCCGCCTCGGTGTCCAGTTCGGCCGGGACACCGAACGGCATGGTCAGCGCCCCCTCACCGTGCCCGAACCCGAACTCCTCGGCCACCGGCACCCCGAGCGGCCCGAGCCGGTCGCGCAGCACGGCCCGCACCTCCTCGTAGGGGCCGCACTCCTCCCAGGAGCCGAGGACGAGTCCCCTCACCCCGTCGAGCCAGCGGGCACGCAGCAACTGGGTGAGGACGCGGTCGAGGCGGTACGCCTCCTCACCGATGTCCTCGATCAGCAGCAGCCCGCCCGAGGCGGCCGGGCGGGCGTGCGGCAGGCCCAGTTCGGCGGCGAGGAGACTGACGCAGCCGCCGAGCGTCACTCCCCGCGCCCGGCCGGGGACGAGGACGCGACCGGTGGCGGAGGCGAGGACGCGCACCGACTCGGGGTCGAAGAGAGTCGCGCGCAGATGCTCCTGGGCCGCCCGGCTCTTGAGGAAGCCGACGGTCGCCGGCATGGGGGCGTGCAGCGTCGCCAGACCGAGGCGGACCGCGAACTGCTCGTGCAGGGCGGTGATGTCGCTGTAGCCGACGAAGGGCTTGGGGCGCGCGGCGCGCATCGCCTCCCAGTCCAGCAGGTCGGCCATCCGCTGGCAGCCGTAGCCGCCCCGGGCGCAGAACACGGCGTCGACCGACGGGTCGCACCAGGCGGCCTGGAGGTCGGCGGCACGGTCGGCGTCCTCGCCCGCGAGGTAGGGGAAGCCGGTATGCCGGTCGAGCACGTGCGGGGCGGCCACCGGGTCCAGTCCCCAGCCGCGCAGCAGGTCGAGTCCGCTCTCCAGCCCCTCCTCGGGCACCGGACCGGCGGGGGCCACCACGGCGACCCGGGCGCCGGGGGCGAGCCGGGGCGGACGGACGAGCGGACGGACGGGCTGGGACAAGGGAACTCTCCCGGGGTGTCGACGGGGCGGGCCGCCGCCCCGGGCGGGGTGGCGGCCCGATGGCCGGGGCGGGCGCGGCAGGCCACGCCCGGCGCCGGTGTCAGTGCTGGAACTCCAGCTCCGGCACGTCGGCGGTGAACCCGAACACCTCGGCGTAGAGAGCCAGTTCCGCCTCGGCCGCGCGGACCATCGTGTCGGCGCGGCGGAAACCGTGACCCTCGCCCTCGAAGGTGAGGTAGGCGTGCGGGACTCCCCGGCCGGCGATCCGCTCCAGCAGGCGGCGGCTCTGCGCGGGCGGGCAGATGACGTCGTCGAGCCCCTGGAGGAGGAGGAAGGGCGCGGTGATCCGGTCGGCGTGTTCGGCCGGGGAGCGCTCGGTGTACCGCTCGGGGACCTCGGCGAGCGGGCCGATCAGCGACTCCAGATAGTGCGACTCCAGGTCGTGGGTCTCGCCGGTGGCCCAGCCCGCGAGGTCGAGCACCGGATAGATGACGGTGGCGCAGGCGTAGACGTCGGTCTGGGCGATCGAGGCCGCCGCCGTCCAGCCACCGGCGCTGCCGCCCCGGACGGCGAGGCGTTGCGGGTCCGCGCTGCCCTCGGCGGCCAGTGCCTCGGCGACCGCCGCGCAGTCCTCCACGTCGACCACGCCCCACTGCTCGCGCAGGCGGTTGCGGTAGGCGCGGCCGTAGCCGGTGGAGCCCCCGTGGTTGACCTCGACGACGCCGATGCCGCGCGAGGTGAGGTACGCGACGCCCAGGTCGAGGACGGCGGCCGAACGCCCGGTGGGCCCGCCGTGCACGGACACGACGTACGGCGGCAGTTCGCCCTCGG
Coding sequences within it:
- a CDS encoding S66 peptidase family protein; translation: MSQPVRPLVRPPRLAPGARVAVVAPAGPVPEEGLESGLDLLRGWGLDPVAAPHVLDRHTGFPYLAGEDADRAADLQAAWCDPSVDAVFCARGGYGCQRMADLLDWEAMRAARPKPFVGYSDITALHEQFAVRLGLATLHAPMPATVGFLKSRAAQEHLRATLFDPESVRVLASATGRVLVPGRARGVTLGGCVSLLAAELGLPHARPAASGGLLLIEDIGEEAYRLDRVLTQLLRARWLDGVRGLVLGSWEECGPYEEVRAVLRDRLGPLGVPVAEEFGFGHGEGALTMPFGVPAELDTEAGTLTLDVPALA